Proteins from one Mauremys reevesii isolate NIE-2019 unplaced genomic scaffold, ASM1616193v1 Contig2, whole genome shotgun sequence genomic window:
- the LOC120393382 gene encoding transcobalamin-1-like: MRRTLVITLIGLLLLYLAPGGLCQGCAVNEAERPLVRDLQKKMIYSVNASAPPNPSILLALRLAQEHNKRIEQDMLNKLSQDAVERAVASFSSGQVALNILAQQASCSDPRRVSANSSTINLVRLLEQKFKAELQNIAIHGNPLTNFYQLSLDVLALCQVNSRLSPASASALLSPDHKKYYLGGQFSVDTAAVAVLAQICLQTRGQPLPPKVYKKIRQNVQWLVDKILAEKRRDGVIGNIYSTGLAMQALSVSSSYQKPGAWNCLQTLHRVLGEIPQGTFKNPMAASQVLPSLENRTYLDVSRLNCSMDPDNLPLSTARPTSPTRRPPSIRVTYTVADGVNNTFNDSISVTVPQGSVFFKVMEVAQDKEPSKFSFTYTQSSWGPYITSVQGLQADNNHRTYWQLLSNGIPLSQGAGDYVVSNGERLEVKFSVY, from the exons ATGAGGAGGACTTTGGTGATCACGCTAATTGGGCTCCTGCTCCTGTACCTTGCCCCTGGGGGGCTGTGCCAAGGCTGTG CCGTGAACGAGGCTGAGCGCCCCCTAGTGAGGGATCTGCAGAAGAAGATGATCTATTCGGTGAATGCTAGTGCTCCCCCGAACCCCAGCATCCTGCTCGCCCTGAGGCTGGCCCAGGAGCACAACAAGCGCATTGAGCAGGACATGCTGAACAAACTGAGTCAGGACGCAGTGGAGCGAGCTG TTGCGTCCTTCTCCTCGGGCCAGGTGGCCCTCAATATCCTGGCTCAACAGgcctcctgctctgacccccGGCGGGTCTCTGCAAACAGCTCCACCATCAATCTGGTGCGTCTCCTGGAGCAGAAGTTCAAGGCAGAGCTGCAGAACATAG CGATCCATGGCAACCCCTTGACCAACTTCTACCAGCTCAGCTTGGACGTGCTGGCCCTGTGCCAGGTGAACAGCCGCCTCTCACCAGCCAGTGCCAGCGCCCTCCTCAGCCCGGACCACAAGAAGTATTACCTCGGCGGCCAGTTCTCTGTGG ACACTGCAGCGGTGGCAGTGCTGGCTCAGATATGCCTGCAGACCAGGGGGCAGCCTCTTCCCCCGAAGGTGTATAAGAAGATCAGACAGAATGTGCAGTGGCTAGTGGACAAAATCCTGGCTGAGAAGAGAAGAGATGGAGTGATCGGGAACATCTACAGCACTGGGTTGGCTATGCAG GCCTTATCTGTCTCATCCAGCTATCAGAAACCCGGGGCCTGGAACTGCCTCCAGACTCTGCACAGGGTCCTGGGCGAGATTCCCCAGGGCACATTCAAAAACCCCATGGCTGCTTCCCAGGTCCTCCCTTCCCTGGAGAACAGGACCTACCTGGATGTGAGTAGGCTCAACTGCTCCATGGACCCAG ATAACCTCCCTCTGTCCACTGCCAGGCCCACCTCACCCACTAGGCGCCCACCTAGCATCAGAGTCACCTACACTGTTGCCGATGGTGTAAACAACACATTCAATGACTCTATCAGTGTCACCGTGCCCCAGGGCTCCGTCTTCTTCAAGGTGATGGAGGTCGCCCAGGATAAAGAGCCCAGCAAATTCAG CTTCACGTACACGCAGAGCTCCTGGGGCCCGTACATCACCTccgtgcaggggctgcaggctgatAACAACCACCGCACCTACTGGCAGCTCCTGAGCAATGGCATCCCGCTGAGCCAAG GTGCTGGGGACTACGTCGTCTCCAACGGCGAGAGGCTGGAGGTCAAATTCTCCGTGTACTGA
- the LOC120393387 gene encoding cobalamin binding intrinsic factor-like, which produces MSKPRFTIHLIASAKGLPFACCTVVPANQQSLVTELQRGMESSVTLQSPPNPSILIALNLAGTQDGMKEKLLVQQIKDRVIKEGTAEMTSGEVALYVLALLSSCEDPKHVTANINLVEVLKLKTKDELTYLSDHSMPKTTFYQLSLDTLALCLETADVDEAALSLAKEALAKDFSVDTGAMTTLALTCVHNGLVKAEQTRILELIHEALDKLRQLILRAVETNTANIYSIGLALQALNVTSVSYPSGDWSCSQTLAKVLTEISQGAFDNPMAAAQILPSLVGKTYLNVIRLSCSSDMVTVEYTIINHLRGQHFTNTIRVNVPKGSVLLSVLQAAQQDNPQDFSYETKQTSWGLMVVSINSRAANSNDKTYWQFFNGTEPLEQGVDSYVPSNNEHIKAVFSTY; this is translated from the exons ATGTCCAAGCCTAGGTTCACAATCCACTTGATTGCTTCAG CAAAGGGATTGCCCTTTGCCTGCTGTACAG TTGTCCCTGCCAACCAGCAGTCCCTGGTCACCGAACTCCAACGTGGAATGGAGAGTTCTGTCACCCTGCAAAGCCCACCGAACCCCAGCATCCTGATCGCTTTGAACCTGGCCGGAACACAGGATGGCATGAAGGAAAAGCTACTGGTGCAGCAGATAAAAGACAGGGTCATCAAGGAAGGCACAGCAG AAATGACCTCTGGAGAGGTGGCCCTCTACGTCCTTGCCCTTCTCTCATCCTGTGAGGATCCCAAGCATGTCACAGCCAACATCAACTTGGTCGAAGTCTTGAAGTTGAAAACCAAGGACGAGTTGACCTACTTGA GTGACCATAGCATGCCCAAGACGACGTTCTACCAGCTCAGCCTGGACACCCTGGCTCTGTGCCTGGAAACGGCAGATGTTGATGAGGCAGCTCTAAGCCTGGCCAAGGAGGCACTGGCCAAGGACTTCTCTGTGG ACACCGGAGCCATGACAACTCTGGCACTGACCTGCGTGCACAATGGGCTGGTGAAGGCTGAGCAGACCAGGATCCTGGAGCTCATCCACGAGGCGCTGGACAAGCTCCGACAGCTGATCCTCAGGGCCGTGGAGACCAACACCGCCAATATATACAGCATCGGCTTGGCTCTTCAG GCGCTCAATGTCACTTCGGTGTCCTATCCCTCCGGGGACTGGAGCTGTTCACAGACACTAGCCAAGGTGCTCACCGAGATCTCCCAGGGAGCCTTTGACAACCCCATGGCCGCTGCCCAGATCCTCCCTTCCCTTGTGGGCAAAACCTACCTGAATGTGATCAGACTCAGCTGCTCATCAGATATGG TCACGGTGGAATACACCATCATCAACCACCTTAGGGGGCAACACTTCACCAACACCATCCGCGTGAACGTACCCAAAGGCTCTGTGCTGCTCTCTGTCCTGCAAGCGGCTCAGCAGGACAATCCACAGGACTTCAG CTATGAAACAAAGCAAACATCCTGGGGCCTCATGGTGGTCTCCATCAACAGCCGTGCTGCCAACTCCAACGACAAGACCTACTGGCAGTTCTTCAATGGCACAGAGCCCCTGGAGCAag GTGTCGACAGCTACGTACCAAGTAACAACGAGCATATCAAGGCCGTCTTCAGCACGTACTGA